From one Mustela nigripes isolate SB6536 chromosome 16, MUSNIG.SB6536, whole genome shotgun sequence genomic stretch:
- the ARL4D gene encoding ADP-ribosylation factor-like protein 4D: MGNHLTEMAPTAASFLPHFQALHVVVIGLDSAGKTSLLYRLKFKEFVQSVPTKGFNTEKIRVPLGGSRGITFQVWDVGGQEKLRPLWRSYTRRTDGLVFVVDAAEAERLEEAKVELHRISRSSDNQGVPVLVLANKQDQPGALSAAEVEKRLAVRELAAATLTHVQGCSAVDGLGLQPGLERLYEMILKRKKAARVGKKRR, translated from the coding sequence ATGGGGAACCACTTGACTGAGATGGCGCCCACTGCCGCCTCTTTCTTGCCCCACTTCCAGGCCTTGCATGTTGTGGTCATTGGACTGGACTCTGCTGGAAAGACCTCACTCCTCTACCGGCTCAAGTTCAAGGAGTTTGTCCAGAGCGTCCCCACCAAAGGCTTCAACACAGAGAAGATCCGGGTGCCCCTGGGAGGGTCCCGTGGCATCACCTTCCAAGTGTGGGATGTGGGGGGCCAAGAGAAGCTGCGACCCCTGTGGCGCTCCTACACACGGCGGACAGACGGATTGGTGTTTGTGGTGGATGCTGCCGAGGCTGAGCGCCTGGAGGAGGCCAAGGTGGAGCTCCACCGAATCAGTCGGTCTTCGGACAACCAGGGTGTGCCTGTGCTGGTGCTGGCCAATAAGCAGGATCAGCCTGGGGCACTGAGCGCCGCAGAGGTTGAGAAGAGGCTGGCCGTCCGAGAGCTTGCAGCGGCCACACTCACCCATGTGCAGGGCTGCAGTGCTGTGGATGGGCTGGGCTTGCAGCCAGGCCTGGAGCGCCTGTACGAGATGATCCTCAAGAGGAAGAAGGCAGCCCGGGTAGGCAAGAAGAGACGGTGA